In Papaver somniferum cultivar HN1 chromosome 1, ASM357369v1, whole genome shotgun sequence, a genomic segment contains:
- the LOC113324152 gene encoding UPF0481 protein At3g47200-like encodes MFFDTKQPKMKGDGGASISIRIAYSMKKKLEICAPHSRSSGGCSIHRVPERFHKMREPSAYKPEAVSIGPYHRANQSLKVTEDLKLLYAHKLLTARAGRESSNLYPRTKEETRTIKLDSSGTLVATQAWFAIVDECVSSITEMETKIRDCYSEPVDLDSKEFVEMMIIDGLFIIKMLIRYSMGIYKIADDPLLDNAWLLMMVQQDMFLLENQIPLFVLDRLAKIVLEELRHMSLTKVIHTFIITRNFQQILPAKGMILPEDHPDPCEQAKHLLDFLNILIQPPAHIYSASSSSSSWKIVQVLTKLKTNAVVKFTKLKRTFITDEERENPSDTSIDFFLPSATELRLAGVRFKKGSAQGSFLDIKFSRTGILEIPPLRIFDETDPLLRNLIASEQSCGGDYYITSYVCMMDFLINSADDVKLLRKRGIISNYLGCDEDVSDMFNKLCIGIIHGGNYYQNYISDINNFYKKRRNIWKATLKREYFKSPWTIISFLAAFLLIALTIISTVFTILSFLIPKS; translated from the coding sequence ATGTTTTTTGATACAAAGCAACCAAAGATGAAAGGCGACGGTGGAGCATCCATTTCAATTAGAATTGCTTATTCTATGAAGAAAAAGCTTGAAATTTGTGCACCCCATTCGCGTAGTTCGGGAGGATGCTCTATTCATAGGGTTCCTGAAAGGTTTCACAAAATGAGAGAGCCTAGTGCATACAAGCCTGAGGCTGTCTCTATTGGTCCTTATCACCGTGCAAACCAAAGTTTAAAAGTAACAGAAGATTTGAAGTTGTTGTATGCACACAAATTACTTACCGCAAGAGCTGGAAGAGAAAGTTCTAACTTGTATCCGCGAACAAAGGAGGAAACTCGCACTATTAAGTTGGACTCATCGGGAACACTAGTTGCGACACAAGCGTGGTTTGCAATAGTAGATGAGTGTGTTTCATCTATTACAGAGATGGAAACAAAAATTCGTGACTGCTATTCAGAACCAGTTGACCTCGACAGTAAAGAATTTGTCgaaatgatgataatcgatggaTTGTTCATAATTAAGATGTTAATAAGGTACTCTATGGGGATTTATAAAATTGCAGATGACCCGTTACTCGACAACGCCTGGCTCTTGATGATGGTCCAACAGGATATGTTCCTTCTTGAAAACCAAATTCCATTGTTTGTCCTTGACCGCTTGGCCAAAATCGTTTTAGAAGAGTTGAGGCATATGTCCCTGACCAAGGTTATTCATACTTTTATTATCACCAGAAACTTTCAGCAGATATTGCCAGCTAAAGGAATGATACTTCCTGAAGATCATCCGGATCCATGTGAACAAGCCAAGCATTTACTAGATTTTCTTAATATACTTATCCAACCTCCTGCTCATATATATTCggcatcctcatcatcatcctcatggAAAATAGTACAGGTTCTTACGAAGTTAAAAACCAACGCGGTAGTCAAGTTCACAAAGCTAAAACGTACTTTTATTACCGATGAGGAAAGGGAAAATCCTTCAGATACATCAATCGATTTTTTTTTACCAAGTGCCACAGAGCTTAGGCTTGCAGGAGTCAGGTTCAAGAAGGGGTCTGCACAAGGAAGTTTTTTGGATATTAAATTCAGTCGTACAGGCATTCTGGAAATTCCTCCATTACGTATCTTCGACGAAACTGATCCATTGCTTAGAAATCTCATCGCTAGTGAACAATCATGTGGTGGAGATTACTATATAACTTCATATGTTTGCATGATGGATTTTCTTATAAACTCTGCAGATGATGTAAAGCTTCTACGTAAACGAGGAATAATTTCTAATTATTTAGGCTGCGATGAAGACGTCTCTGATATGTTTAACAAGCTTTGCATTGGGATAATACATGGTGGTAATTATTATCAGAATTACATCAGTGACATAAACAACTTTTATAAGAAGCGCCGAAATATTTGGAAAGCAACTTTGAAGCGCGAGTATTTCAAGAGTCCATGGACGATTATCTCGTTCCTCGCAGCATTTCTACTTATTGCACTTACGATCATATCCACTGTATTTACGATCCTTTCATTTCTTATCCCCAAGTCGTGA